One genomic region from Clostridium saccharobutylicum DSM 13864 encodes:
- the gltA gene encoding NADPH-dependent glutamate synthase: MDMNERLVRIPVREQEPKVRAKNFEEVCIGYNEEEATKEASRCLNCKNPQCVKGCPVSINIPGFVGHVKNSEFENAAKEISKYSALPAVCGRVCPQEKQCEGKCVLGIKGDAVSIGKLERFTADWAASHNVDLSETESKNGIKVAVIGSGPSGLTCAGDLAKKGYDVTIFEALHKAGGVLEYGIPEFRLPKEKVVKNEVENIKKLGVKIETNVIIGRTITIDELFEDEGFKAVFIGSGAGLPRFMGIDGENANGVFSANEFLTRVNLMKAAVEGYDTPVRAGKKVAIVGGGNVAMDAARTALRLGAESHIVYRRGESELPARAEEVHHAKEEGVIFDLLTNPKEILVDENGWVKGMKCIRMELGEPDPSGRRSPIEVEGSEFIMDLDTVIMSLGTSPNPLISSTTNGLEINKRRCIVAEEETGLTTKEAVYAGGDAVTGAATVILAMGAGKKAAAAIDEYLQSK, from the coding sequence ATGGATATGAATGAGAGATTAGTTAGAATACCTGTAAGAGAGCAAGAACCTAAAGTTAGAGCTAAAAATTTTGAAGAAGTTTGTATCGGATATAATGAAGAAGAAGCTACAAAAGAAGCTTCAAGATGCTTAAATTGTAAAAATCCTCAATGTGTAAAGGGATGCCCAGTATCTATTAATATCCCTGGATTTGTTGGACATGTTAAAAATAGTGAGTTTGAAAATGCTGCAAAGGAAATTTCTAAGTATAGTGCATTACCAGCAGTATGTGGAAGAGTATGTCCACAAGAAAAGCAATGTGAAGGAAAGTGCGTACTAGGAATAAAGGGCGATGCTGTATCTATTGGTAAGCTTGAAAGATTTACAGCAGATTGGGCAGCATCACATAATGTTGATTTAAGTGAAACAGAATCTAAAAATGGAATTAAGGTGGCTGTTATAGGAAGTGGTCCATCAGGATTAACTTGTGCAGGAGATTTAGCTAAAAAGGGATATGATGTTACTATATTCGAAGCACTACATAAGGCAGGCGGAGTTTTAGAATATGGTATTCCAGAATTTAGACTTCCAAAAGAAAAAGTCGTTAAAAATGAAGTCGAAAACATTAAAAAGTTAGGTGTTAAAATAGAAACTAATGTTATCATAGGAAGAACAATAACTATAGATGAATTGTTTGAAGATGAAGGATTTAAAGCAGTATTTATAGGATCTGGTGCAGGACTTCCAAGATTTATGGGGATAGATGGAGAAAATGCAAACGGAGTATTCTCAGCAAATGAATTTTTAACTAGAGTTAACTTAATGAAAGCTGCAGTAGAAGGATATGATACACCAGTTAGAGCTGGTAAAAAAGTTGCAATAGTTGGTGGTGGAAATGTTGCTATGGATGCAGCAAGAACAGCATTAAGACTAGGTGCAGAGAGTCATATTGTTTATAGAAGAGGAGAATCTGAACTTCCGGCAAGAGCAGAAGAAGTACATCATGCTAAAGAAGAAGGTGTAATCTTTGATTTATTAACAAATCCAAAAGAAATTTTAGTGGATGAAAACGGATGGGTTAAAGGAATGAAGTGCATAAGAATGGAACTTGGTGAACCAGATCCATCTGGAAGAAGAAGTCCAATTGAAGTTGAAGGGTCTGAATTTATTATGGATTTAGATACTGTAATAATGTCTCTTGGAACATCACCAAACCCATTAATTTCATCAACAACTAATGGATTAGAAATTAATAAGAGAAGATGTATTGTGGCAGAAGAAGAAACAGGATTAACTACAAAAGAAGCAGTTTATGCTGGTGGAGATGCAGTAACAGGAGCAGCAACAGTAATTTTAGCTATGGGTGCTGGTAAAAAAGCTGCAGCAGC
- a CDS encoding sulfide/dihydroorotate dehydrogenase-like FAD/NAD-binding protein, whose product MYKIINKMELTQNIYLMEIEAPRVAKSAKPGQFIIIKNDEKGERIPLTIADYDKEKGTVSIVFQTVGKSTKELATYEVGECVCDFVGPLGQPSEFVDENLEELKKKRLIFIAGGVGAAPVYPQVKWMHENGVAVDVILGSRNKDLLIYEEELKKVSGNLYVTTDDGSYEFKGTGSDMLKELVNNQGKKYDHAVIIGPMIMMKFTSMLTKELGIPTTVSLNPIMVDGTGMCGACRVTVGGKVKFACVDGPEFDGHLVNYDESMRRQTMYKTEEGRAALKLEEGNTHSHGGCGCRGDK is encoded by the coding sequence ATGTATAAAATAATTAATAAAATGGAGCTTACGCAAAACATATATCTAATGGAAATTGAAGCTCCTAGAGTAGCAAAGTCTGCAAAACCTGGACAATTTATAATTATCAAAAATGATGAAAAGGGAGAAAGAATTCCTTTAACAATTGCAGATTATGATAAAGAAAAGGGAACTGTATCGATAGTTTTTCAAACAGTTGGAAAAAGTACAAAAGAATTAGCTACATATGAAGTAGGAGAATGTGTTTGTGATTTTGTTGGACCATTAGGACAACCTAGTGAGTTTGTAGATGAAAACTTAGAAGAATTAAAGAAGAAAAGATTAATATTCATCGCAGGAGGTGTTGGGGCAGCACCAGTATATCCTCAAGTAAAATGGATGCATGAAAATGGAGTTGCAGTGGATGTTATTTTGGGAAGCAGAAACAAAGATTTATTAATATATGAAGAAGAACTAAAGAAGGTTTCAGGAAATTTATATGTGACAACTGATGATGGTTCTTATGAATTTAAGGGAACTGGATCGGACATGCTTAAAGAACTAGTTAATAATCAAGGTAAAAAGTATGATCATGCAGTTATCATAGGACCTATGATAATGATGAAATTTACTTCTATGCTAACTAAGGAATTAGGAATTCCAACTACAGTAAGTCTTAACCCAATAATGGTTGATGGTACAGGAATGTGTGGTGCTTGCAGAGTTACCGTTGGAGGAAAAGTTAAATTTGCTTGCGTTGATGGACCAGAATTTGATGGACATTTAGTAAATTACGATGAATCAATGAGAAGACAAACTATGTATAAGACAGAAGAAGGAAGAGCTGCTTTAAAGTTAGAAGAAGGAAATACTCATAGTCATGGTGGCTGTGGTTGCAGAGGTGATAAATAA
- a CDS encoding 2,3-butanediol dehydrogenase, which produces MKAALWYAKKDVRVEEIEEPKVIDNGVKIKVKWCGICGSDLHEYLGGPIFIPVGEPHPLSGTTAPVVLGHEFSGDVVEVGKNVTNFKPGDRVIVEPIVACGKCPACLEGKYNLCSSLGFHGLCGSGGGFAEYTVFPEKFVHKIPDEMSYEQAALVEPMTVALHSIRIGNFRTGDTALVLGSGPIGLATIECLKAAGAKLIIVLQRKSIRQEYAKRAGADVVLDPNEVDIVEEVKKLTNGVGVDVAFETTGAQIGFDTGIDSLKFEGTLVVTSIWEDGVKFNPNTLVFTEKKVVGTLAYRHEFPATIAQMNDGRIKAEGYVTKKIHLDDIVEEGFGALTGPEKKKHVKILVTPDKNLL; this is translated from the coding sequence ATGAAAGCAGCATTATGGTATGCAAAGAAAGATGTTAGAGTAGAGGAAATAGAAGAACCAAAAGTTATAGATAACGGTGTAAAAATTAAAGTAAAATGGTGTGGAATTTGTGGATCAGATTTACATGAGTATCTAGGAGGACCTATATTTATACCAGTAGGTGAGCCACATCCATTAAGTGGTACAACAGCTCCTGTAGTTTTAGGTCATGAATTTTCTGGAGATGTTGTAGAAGTAGGTAAGAATGTAACTAATTTTAAACCAGGAGACAGGGTAATAGTTGAACCTATAGTTGCATGTGGAAAATGTCCAGCATGTTTAGAAGGAAAATATAATTTATGTTCTTCTCTAGGATTTCATGGACTTTGTGGAAGTGGTGGAGGATTTGCTGAATATACAGTCTTTCCAGAAAAATTTGTGCATAAAATACCAGATGAAATGTCTTACGAACAAGCAGCTTTAGTTGAGCCAATGACAGTAGCACTACATTCAATTAGAATAGGAAACTTTAGAACTGGAGATACTGCATTAGTTTTAGGATCAGGTCCGATAGGATTAGCAACAATAGAATGTTTAAAAGCAGCTGGTGCAAAATTAATAATAGTATTACAAAGAAAATCAATAAGACAAGAATATGCAAAGAGAGCAGGAGCTGATGTAGTATTAGATCCTAATGAAGTAGATATAGTAGAAGAAGTTAAAAAACTTACAAATGGGGTTGGAGTTGATGTAGCGTTCGAAACCACAGGAGCTCAAATAGGTTTTGATACAGGTATCGACAGTTTAAAATTTGAAGGAACTTTAGTTGTAACAAGTATATGGGAAGATGGTGTTAAATTTAATCCTAATACACTAGTATTTACTGAAAAGAAAGTTGTCGGAACATTAGCATATAGACATGAATTTCCAGCAACTATTGCTCAAATGAATGATGGCAGAATAAAAGCTGAAGGATATGTAACTAAGAAAATACATTTAGATGATATAGTAGAAGAAGGATTTGGTGCATTAACAGGTCCAGAAAAGAAAAAGCATGTTAAGATATTAGTAACACCAGATAAAAATCTTTTATAA
- a CDS encoding sigma-54-dependent Fis family transcriptional regulator encodes MENYVNFIDTAWKKFISTGKVNSKVRSEIKDSWIRCMNYGVDPYNGKGNIKHPNVKQLINKNNELISVARPIMESIYSMVRGSGFALFLTDKDGYIIEVIGDKDIMERVAELNFLKGELWSENVVGTNAIGTALYLNKPVQTIAAEHYGINQHSWTCSASPIYDEDDNLIGCINMSGNYYNAHSHTMGIVTAAAQSIQKQMALAISYKLLNITFDSISEGMIVINENMKVKRINGKALKILNISLEQAMNMDINEVLNGVNFQKLLQEKNKSLNNIEWDFSINNDIIKCVINVLPLNKNGKSSGMVITFTEVKIVHKLVNKFVGYKAQYQFKDIITTNREMKNMIAFAKKAAKSDCNILIQGESGTGKELISQSIHNYSDRANGPFVAVNCASIPSELFESELFGYEKGAFTGASKEGHPGKFELADGGTIFLDEIGELPLDIQSKLLRVLDNGKIVRIGGTYEKQLDVRVIGATNRILKKEIIKQNFREDLYYRLSVMEIKTIPLRERKDDIDVLVNDFVQKLNIKSKDKTISVKQLYINELKEYNWSGNIRELKNVVERDYYLSEDEIMNINCLNYDNVVKNIDSEESLEEEIKIVPLDCLEKNAIKDAIKKCNGNLQLASKLLNIGRATLYRKIKKYDIYVSK; translated from the coding sequence ATGGAAAATTATGTTAACTTTATTGATACGGCATGGAAAAAATTTATTTCTACTGGAAAAGTAAATTCTAAAGTTAGAAGTGAAATTAAAGATTCATGGATAAGGTGTATGAATTATGGCGTTGATCCGTACAATGGAAAGGGAAATATTAAACATCCTAATGTAAAACAATTAATTAACAAAAATAATGAACTTATTTCAGTAGCTAGACCTATTATGGAAAGTATTTATAGTATGGTTCGTGGGTCAGGATTCGCATTATTTTTAACAGATAAAGATGGCTATATAATAGAAGTAATAGGTGACAAAGATATAATGGAGAGGGTTGCAGAACTGAATTTTTTAAAAGGTGAGTTATGGTCAGAAAATGTAGTTGGTACAAATGCTATAGGAACAGCTTTATATCTAAATAAACCAGTTCAAACTATAGCAGCAGAGCATTATGGAATAAATCAACATTCATGGACTTGTTCTGCATCTCCTATTTATGATGAAGATGATAATTTAATTGGATGTATAAATATGTCTGGAAATTATTATAATGCTCATTCTCATACAATGGGAATAGTAACTGCAGCAGCCCAATCAATACAAAAGCAAATGGCACTAGCAATTTCATATAAATTACTTAATATAACTTTTGATTCTATATCAGAAGGAATGATTGTTATTAATGAGAATATGAAAGTAAAAAGAATAAATGGAAAAGCACTAAAAATTTTAAATATATCATTAGAACAAGCTATGAATATGGATATTAATGAAGTTTTAAATGGTGTTAATTTTCAGAAGCTACTGCAAGAGAAAAATAAGTCTTTAAATAATATAGAATGGGACTTTTCTATAAACAATGACATAATAAAATGTGTTATAAATGTATTACCATTGAATAAAAATGGCAAGAGTAGCGGTATGGTGATAACTTTTACAGAAGTTAAAATTGTACATAAGCTAGTAAACAAATTTGTTGGATATAAAGCTCAATATCAATTTAAAGATATTATAACAACGAATAGAGAAATGAAAAACATGATAGCTTTTGCTAAAAAAGCTGCAAAAAGTGATTGCAATATATTGATTCAAGGTGAAAGCGGTACTGGTAAAGAATTAATTTCGCAATCGATACATAACTATAGTGATCGTGCAAATGGTCCTTTTGTTGCTGTAAATTGTGCATCAATTCCTAGCGAATTATTTGAGAGTGAGTTATTTGGATATGAAAAAGGTGCATTTACAGGAGCATCAAAAGAAGGACATCCAGGTAAATTTGAGTTAGCAGATGGAGGAACAATATTTCTCGATGAGATTGGAGAATTGCCATTAGACATTCAAAGCAAACTTCTTAGGGTTTTGGATAATGGGAAAATTGTAAGAATTGGTGGAACTTATGAAAAACAATTAGATGTTAGAGTTATTGGTGCTACTAATAGAATATTGAAAAAAGAAATAATTAAGCAAAACTTTAGGGAGGATTTATATTATAGGTTAAGTGTAATGGAGATAAAAACCATTCCGCTTAGAGAAAGAAAAGATGATATAGATGTACTTGTAAATGATTTTGTCCAAAAGTTAAATATTAAGAGTAAAGATAAAACTATAAGCGTAAAACAGTTATATATTAATGAATTGAAAGAATATAATTGGAGTGGAAATATAAGAGAACTTAAAAATGTTGTTGAAAGAGATTATTATCTAAGTGAAGATGAAATTATGAATATAAATTGTTTAAATTATGACAATGTAGTTAAAAATATTGACAGTGAGGAATCACTTGAAGAAGAAATAAAAATAGTTCCATTAGATTGCTTAGAAAAGAATGCAATAAAAGATGCAATAAAAAAATGTAATGGGAATCTTCAATTAGCATCAAAGCTATTAAATATAGGAAGAGCTACATTATATAGAAAGATCAAAAAATATGATATTTATGTATCAAAATGA